The following coding sequences are from one Comamonas koreensis window:
- the wecB gene encoding non-hydrolyzing UDP-N-acetylglucosamine 2-epimerase, which produces MSSSTPSSSLSVAAIMGTRPEIIKMAPVVLALRQRGITTHVLHTGQHEEMAWPLYEFFGIAPQEVIRLKREVATLPALSSELMSAIGSTLASLQPAVALVHGDTSSAAMGALAAAFLQIPVGHVEAGLRSGRISEPFPEEINRSLIGRVSQWHFAPTGQARENLEKENVPGEIAVVGNTVVDAVLLAARHVRTQRTAGQPVANPDYQWFVDSGLRQLVLVTAHRRENWGAPMVEIAHSVARLLEQHPEAAVVWPVHLNPLVQQVVRGVHGASSADVQRRWRLTAPLDYAPMVEIMDAAQLLLTDSGGIQEEGLSLHKPLLVMRDVTERPEVIACGAGLLVGTEAERILSAASHVLATGQLPGLPPASVDNPFGDGSSGLQIAAAIARHLQPSSL; this is translated from the coding sequence ATGAGCTCCTCCACCCCTTCCTCCTCCTTGTCCGTCGCGGCCATCATGGGCACCCGGCCCGAGATCATCAAAATGGCCCCGGTGGTGCTGGCGCTGCGCCAGCGCGGTATCACCACCCATGTGCTGCACACCGGCCAGCACGAAGAGATGGCCTGGCCGCTCTATGAATTTTTCGGCATCGCGCCCCAGGAGGTGATCCGCCTCAAGCGCGAGGTCGCCACCTTGCCGGCGCTGTCGAGCGAGCTGATGTCGGCCATCGGCAGCACCCTGGCCAGCCTCCAACCGGCCGTAGCGCTGGTGCATGGCGACACCAGCAGCGCGGCCATGGGCGCGCTCGCGGCCGCCTTCCTGCAGATCCCCGTCGGCCATGTCGAGGCCGGTCTGCGCTCGGGCCGCATCTCCGAGCCTTTCCCCGAAGAGATCAACCGCAGCCTGATCGGCCGCGTGAGCCAATGGCACTTTGCCCCCACCGGCCAGGCCCGCGAGAACCTGGAGAAGGAAAACGTGCCCGGCGAGATCGCGGTGGTCGGCAACACCGTCGTCGACGCCGTGCTGCTGGCCGCGCGCCATGTGCGCACGCAGCGCACTGCCGGCCAGCCGGTGGCCAACCCCGACTACCAGTGGTTCGTCGACAGCGGCCTGCGCCAGCTGGTGCTGGTAACGGCACACCGGCGCGAGAACTGGGGCGCGCCCATGGTGGAGATCGCCCATTCGGTGGCGCGCCTGCTCGAGCAGCACCCTGAGGCCGCCGTGGTCTGGCCGGTGCACCTGAACCCGCTGGTGCAGCAGGTGGTGCGCGGCGTGCATGGCGCCAGCTCCGCAGACGTGCAGCGCCGCTGGCGCCTCACGGCCCCGCTGGATTACGCGCCCATGGTGGAGATCATGGACGCCGCCCAGCTGCTGCTGACCGACTCGGGCGGTATCCAGGAAGAAGGCCTGTCACTGCACAAGCCCCTGCTGGTGATGCGCGATGTGACCGAGCGTCCCGAAGTCATCGCCTGCGGCGCCGGCCTGCTGGTGGGCACCGAGGCCGAGCGCATCCTCTCGGCCGCCAGCCATGTGCTGGCCACCGGCCAACTGCCCGGCCTGCCGCCCGCCTCTGTGGACAACCCCTTTGGCGATGGCAGCAGCGGCTTGCAGATCGCCGCCGCAATTGCCCGCCATCTGCAGCCCTCCTCCCTCTGA
- a CDS encoding YaiO family outer membrane beta-barrel protein, with protein sequence MNTFFLRSSMALSAAALLAPAMAQTTGAGTTAPITEPAAAPAAPAADFEPGQRGRVDIGAGFSSLTGGNSNWNDEYVRGYVGLKPGTVLNWDLASQRHFDQRGTVGALSLTHTLSPWWYMSVGASSGSADFQNKYRGDIAIYRKWTESQQWVTGLSLMKSASRDGIHRDTGITASVAYYSTNDWVGEGGVVYNKSNPGSVEGYRGFAALTMGREKQHYFTARIDHGKEGYLPTGAIANGVGNQVGFQSTELSLQWRQWLGKDWGYLVGGQFYRNPYYNRKGLSAAVFFDF encoded by the coding sequence ATGAACACCTTCTTCCTCCGCAGCTCCATGGCGCTGAGCGCCGCCGCCTTGCTGGCCCCTGCCATGGCCCAGACCACCGGTGCCGGCACCACAGCGCCCATCACCGAGCCCGCCGCCGCGCCTGCAGCACCGGCCGCAGACTTCGAGCCGGGCCAGCGCGGCCGGGTTGATATCGGCGCGGGCTTCTCCAGCCTGACCGGCGGCAACAGCAACTGGAATGACGAGTACGTGCGCGGCTATGTCGGCCTCAAGCCCGGCACCGTCCTGAACTGGGACCTGGCCAGCCAGCGCCACTTCGACCAGCGCGGCACCGTGGGCGCGCTGTCGCTGACACACACCTTGTCGCCCTGGTGGTACATGTCGGTGGGTGCCAGCTCCGGCTCGGCCGACTTCCAGAACAAGTACCGCGGTGACATCGCCATCTACCGCAAGTGGACCGAGAGCCAGCAGTGGGTGACGGGCCTGTCGCTGATGAAATCGGCCAGCCGCGACGGCATCCACCGCGACACCGGCATCACCGCCTCGGTCGCCTACTACTCGACCAACGACTGGGTCGGCGAAGGCGGTGTGGTCTACAACAAGTCCAACCCCGGCTCGGTCGAAGGCTACCGGGGCTTTGCCGCGCTGACCATGGGCCGCGAAAAGCAGCACTACTTCACCGCCCGCATCGACCATGGCAAGGAAGGCTACCTACCCACCGGCGCCATCGCCAACGGCGTGGGCAACCAGGTCGGCTTCCAATCGACCGAGCTGAGCCTGCAATGGCGCCAGTGGCTGGGCAAGGACTGGGGCTACCTGGTGGGCGGCCAGTTCTACCGCAACCCCTACTACAACCGCAAGGGCCTGAGCGCTGCGGTGTTCTTCGACTTCTAA
- the catC gene encoding muconolactone Delta-isomerase has translation MLYLVRMDVNIPHDLPQAQAQEIKAREKAYSQDLQRDGRWKHIWRVAGEYANYSVFDVESNDELHGLLQALPLFPYMKISVTPLAQHPSAIAQN, from the coding sequence ATGCTGTATCTGGTTCGCATGGATGTGAACATTCCCCATGACCTGCCCCAAGCGCAGGCCCAAGAGATCAAGGCCCGCGAGAAGGCCTATTCGCAAGATCTGCAGCGCGATGGCCGCTGGAAGCACATCTGGCGCGTGGCGGGCGAGTATGCGAACTACAGCGTGTTCGATGTGGAATCGAACGACGAGCTCCACGGCCTGCTGCAGGCGCTGCCGCTGTTCCCCTACATGAAGATCTCGGTCACGCCGCTGGCCCAGCACCCCTCGGCCATCGCCCAGAACTGA
- a CDS encoding fumarylacetoacetate hydrolase family protein, whose translation MPSADTASTFQPAALAQALQTATGAGAAIDAAAWPASLAPADIIAVHRERAQRWGDAAQAPQYWKSGGPSRSQPLGHAPLPPQGVHGGGADLRATPFFLRGVEAEIALRLGQSVDADQAAALDEASAAQLIDAMALSIEIVDSRWQQQLQAPAALKAADLLCHGALVLGAWQPYRPVDGSTQRCTVQIGAQPAQAFERSYGLQDPAWLLPQWLRHATAHFGSLRAGTVVTTGSWCGLLQAAPGDAVRVQFDGIGELRVQL comes from the coding sequence ATGCCCTCTGCCGACACCGCTTCGACCTTTCAACCCGCTGCCCTGGCCCAGGCGCTGCAGACCGCCACCGGGGCCGGCGCCGCCATCGACGCGGCCGCCTGGCCGGCGAGCCTGGCGCCTGCCGACATCATCGCCGTGCACCGCGAGCGGGCCCAGCGCTGGGGGGACGCCGCCCAAGCGCCCCAGTACTGGAAATCGGGTGGACCCAGCCGCAGCCAGCCGCTGGGCCATGCGCCTCTGCCGCCCCAAGGGGTGCACGGTGGCGGCGCCGATCTGCGTGCCACCCCGTTTTTCCTGCGCGGGGTTGAGGCGGAGATTGCGCTGCGCCTGGGCCAATCGGTCGATGCGGACCAGGCCGCTGCGCTCGATGAGGCCAGCGCCGCCCAGCTGATCGATGCGATGGCGCTGAGCATCGAGATCGTCGATTCACGCTGGCAGCAGCAGCTGCAGGCGCCTGCGGCCTTGAAGGCGGCGGACCTGCTCTGCCACGGCGCGCTGGTGCTGGGCGCCTGGCAGCCCTACCGCCCGGTGGATGGCAGCACGCAGCGCTGCACGGTCCAGATCGGCGCGCAGCCCGCCCAGGCCTTTGAGCGCAGCTATGGCCTGCAGGACCCGGCCTGGCTGCTGCCGCAGTGGCTGCGCCATGCGACGGCGCACTTTGGCAGCCTGCGCGCCGGCACGGTGGTGACCACGGGCAGCTGGTGCGGCTTGCTGCAGGCGGCGCCTGGCGATGCAGTGCGGGTGCAGTTTGACGGCATCGGCGAGCTGCGCGTGCAGCTGTAG
- a CDS encoding Glu/Leu/Phe/Val family dehydrogenase produces MDRMPSNSTPAAAPQHALPSYLDPKHLGPWGNYLQQVDRVTPYLGSLARWVETLKRPKRALIVDVPIEMDNGTIAHFEGYRVQHNLSRGPGKGGVRFHQDVTLSEVMALSAWMSIKNAAVNVPYGGAKGGVRVDPKTLSKGELERLTRRYTSEIGLFIGPSKDIPAPDVNTNGQIMAWMMDTYSMNTGATATGVVTGKPIDLGGSLGRVEATGRGVFTVGVEAAKLSGLALQGAKVAVQGFGNVGGTAGKLFAEAGAIVVAVQDHTGTIFNAKGLDVPAVLEHVANTGGVGGFKGADKMANEDFWSVDCDILIPAALEGQINAKNAAKIKAKMVIEGANGPTTTEADDILNDKGVLVLPDVIANAGGVTVSYFEWVQDFSSFFWSEDEINARLVRIMQEAFAAVWQVAQENKVSLRTATFIIACRRILHAREARGLYP; encoded by the coding sequence ATGGATCGTATGCCGTCCAACAGCACTCCCGCCGCAGCGCCACAACACGCTCTGCCTTCCTACCTCGACCCCAAGCACCTGGGCCCCTGGGGCAACTACCTGCAGCAGGTCGACCGCGTCACGCCTTACCTGGGCTCGCTGGCCCGCTGGGTCGAGACGCTCAAGCGCCCCAAGCGCGCGCTGATCGTGGATGTGCCCATCGAGATGGACAACGGCACGATCGCCCACTTTGAAGGCTACCGGGTGCAGCACAACCTGAGCCGCGGCCCGGGCAAGGGCGGCGTGCGGTTCCACCAGGATGTGACCCTGTCCGAAGTGATGGCCCTGTCAGCCTGGATGTCGATCAAGAATGCCGCCGTGAACGTGCCCTACGGCGGCGCCAAGGGCGGTGTCCGCGTCGACCCCAAGACCCTGTCCAAGGGTGAGCTCGAACGCCTGACCCGCCGCTACACCAGCGAAATCGGCCTGTTCATCGGCCCGTCCAAGGACATCCCGGCACCGGACGTGAACACCAACGGCCAGATCATGGCCTGGATGATGGACACCTACTCGATGAACACCGGCGCCACCGCTACCGGCGTGGTCACCGGCAAGCCCATCGATCTGGGCGGCTCGCTCGGCCGTGTCGAGGCCACCGGCCGCGGCGTGTTCACCGTGGGCGTCGAGGCCGCCAAGCTGTCGGGCCTGGCCCTGCAAGGCGCCAAAGTGGCGGTGCAAGGTTTTGGTAATGTGGGCGGTACGGCAGGCAAGCTGTTTGCCGAAGCGGGCGCCATCGTCGTGGCCGTGCAGGACCACACCGGCACCATCTTCAACGCCAAGGGCCTGGATGTGCCCGCCGTGCTCGAGCACGTGGCCAACACCGGCGGTGTGGGCGGCTTCAAGGGCGCCGACAAGATGGCCAACGAGGACTTCTGGTCCGTCGACTGCGACATCCTGATCCCCGCTGCACTGGAAGGCCAGATCAACGCCAAGAACGCCGCCAAGATCAAGGCCAAGATGGTGATCGAGGGCGCCAACGGCCCCACCACCACCGAAGCCGATGACATCCTGAACGACAAGGGTGTGCTGGTGCTGCCCGATGTGATCGCCAACGCGGGCGGCGTGACGGTGAGCTACTTCGAATGGGTGCAGGATTTCTCCAGCTTCTTCTGGAGCGAAGACGAGATCAACGCCCGTCTGGTGCGCATCATGCAAGAAGCCTTTGCCGCTGTGTGGCAAGTGGCGCAAGAGAACAAGGTCTCCCTGCGTACCGCCACCTTCATCATCGCCTGCCGCCGCATTCTGCACGCACGCGAGGCACGTGGTCTGTACCCATAA
- a CDS encoding Bug family tripartite tricarboxylate transporter substrate binding protein: protein MRFARRRALAALLLSPLLAFAADWPSRPIAIVVPAAAGGTTDIAARLLAQKMGSSLKTSVIVENKAGGGGSIGTAYVARAKPDGYTLLMGNIGPVAINFSLYKKLAYGPNDLRGITNVISVPNILVVHANSPIQNVQQLVALGKQKPLTAATSGVGQSPHMSTELFRQQSGLDVTLVPHSGAAPAVTALLGQQIDFMIDNLPSSMPHIQSGKFRALAITSRERSAQLPDVPTMREAGVPMDVTAWFDLLAPAGTPDAIVNRLQQAAHEALQSADIRRTFAELGGVPGGETAAEHDAFIAQERKRWAEIVRAANLSLD, encoded by the coding sequence ATGCGCTTTGCGCGCCGCCGCGCCCTCGCGGCCCTGCTGCTTTCCCCCCTGCTGGCCTTTGCGGCCGACTGGCCGTCCCGCCCCATCGCCATCGTCGTGCCCGCAGCAGCTGGCGGCACCACCGATATCGCAGCGCGCCTGCTGGCCCAGAAGATGGGCTCCTCGCTCAAGACCAGCGTCATCGTCGAGAACAAGGCCGGCGGCGGCGGCAGCATCGGCACCGCCTATGTGGCGCGCGCCAAGCCCGACGGCTACACCTTGCTGATGGGCAACATCGGCCCGGTGGCCATCAATTTCAGCCTCTACAAAAAGCTGGCCTATGGCCCCAACGACCTGCGCGGCATCACCAATGTGATCTCGGTGCCCAACATCCTGGTGGTGCATGCCAACTCCCCCATCCAGAACGTGCAGCAGCTCGTGGCACTGGGCAAGCAAAAGCCGCTGACGGCCGCGACCTCCGGCGTGGGCCAGTCGCCGCACATGTCCACCGAGCTGTTCCGCCAGCAAAGCGGGCTCGATGTCACCCTGGTACCCCACAGCGGCGCAGCGCCTGCGGTTACTGCGCTGCTGGGCCAGCAGATCGATTTCATGATCGACAACCTGCCCAGCTCGATGCCGCATATCCAGTCGGGCAAGTTCCGGGCGTTGGCCATCACCAGCCGCGAGCGCTCGGCCCAGCTGCCCGATGTGCCGACGATGCGCGAGGCCGGTGTGCCGATGGATGTGACCGCCTGGTTTGACCTGCTCGCCCCGGCGGGCACGCCGGATGCCATCGTCAACCGCCTGCAGCAGGCAGCGCATGAGGCACTGCAAAGCGCCGACATCCGCCGCACCTTTGCCGAGCTGGGTGGTGTGCCCGGCGGCGAGACGGCGGCCGAGCACGACGCCTTTATCGCGCAGGAGCGCAAGCGCTGGGCCGAGATCGTGCGCGCCGCCAACCTGTCTCTGGACTGA
- a CDS encoding class I adenylate-forming enzyme family protein, whose product MSDTSSFQLAQPFGSIPALVLAQAQERPEHTALVLGATRLNYAQLAQGMRQVACALQQQGLQAGDVVAICASTSVPYVLAYLGALQAGVVVAPLAPSATAEHLSAMLDNAEAKLLLRDAEVAAQWPLASTAERPCIALDDTAQAGTRWSDWLAQVPAGQAPQAVQPTPQWPFNLIYSSGTTGVPKGIVQSWGMRWSHVKRAATNGYGPDAVSLCATPLYSNTTLVAVLPTLALGGTLVMMRKFDAAQYLQLAQDERATHTMLVPVQYQRLLDCPAFDQTDLHLLQHKFCTSAPFKTALKAEVLRRWPGRLIEYYGMTEGGVRCELHCHQFPDKLHTVGRAGPDADLRFIDEDGQELPQGAQGEIVGRSAGMMTGYHRQPDKTREAEWISPSGERFIRSGDVGQMDADGFIVLGDRKKDMIITGGFNVYPSDIEAVMLQHPEVRECAVIGVPSDAWGESPVAYVVPQPGSSPQPAELQQWLNSRVGKTQRVADLVIHSQLPRSEIGKVLKRELRTLYASQVSQSAA is encoded by the coding sequence ATGTCTGACACTTCCTCCTTCCAACTCGCCCAGCCCTTTGGCTCCATCCCCGCCCTGGTGCTGGCCCAGGCCCAGGAGCGCCCCGAGCACACCGCGCTGGTGCTGGGCGCCACGCGCCTGAACTACGCCCAGCTGGCCCAGGGCATGCGCCAGGTGGCCTGCGCGCTGCAGCAGCAAGGCCTGCAGGCCGGTGATGTAGTGGCCATCTGCGCCAGCACCTCGGTGCCTTATGTGCTGGCCTACCTGGGCGCGCTGCAGGCCGGGGTGGTGGTGGCACCGCTGGCGCCATCGGCCACGGCCGAGCACCTGAGCGCCATGCTGGACAACGCCGAGGCCAAGCTGCTGCTGCGCGATGCCGAGGTCGCCGCCCAGTGGCCGCTGGCCAGCACGGCCGAGCGCCCCTGCATCGCGCTGGACGATACCGCACAGGCCGGCACGCGCTGGAGCGACTGGCTCGCCCAGGTGCCCGCCGGCCAGGCGCCCCAAGCGGTGCAGCCCACGCCGCAGTGGCCCTTCAACCTGATCTACTCGTCGGGCACCACCGGCGTGCCCAAGGGCATTGTGCAAAGCTGGGGCATGCGCTGGTCGCATGTCAAGCGCGCAGCCACCAACGGCTACGGGCCCGATGCGGTATCGCTGTGCGCGACGCCGCTGTACTCCAACACCACCTTGGTGGCGGTCCTGCCCACGTTGGCGCTGGGCGGCACTTTGGTGATGATGCGCAAGTTCGACGCGGCCCAGTACCTGCAGCTGGCCCAGGACGAGCGCGCCACCCACACCATGCTGGTGCCCGTGCAGTACCAGCGCCTGCTCGACTGCCCGGCGTTTGACCAGACCGATCTGCACTTGCTGCAGCACAAGTTCTGCACCAGCGCTCCGTTCAAGACCGCGCTCAAGGCCGAGGTGCTGCGCCGCTGGCCCGGGCGCCTGATCGAGTACTACGGCATGACCGAAGGGGGCGTGCGCTGCGAGCTGCACTGCCACCAGTTCCCCGACAAGCTGCACACCGTCGGCCGCGCCGGGCCGGACGCCGATCTGCGCTTTATCGACGAGGACGGCCAGGAGCTACCCCAAGGCGCGCAGGGCGAAATCGTCGGCCGCTCGGCCGGCATGATGACCGGCTACCACCGCCAGCCCGACAAGACCCGCGAGGCCGAGTGGATCAGCCCCAGCGGCGAGCGCTTTATCCGCAGCGGCGATGTGGGCCAGATGGATGCCGATGGCTTCATCGTGCTGGGCGACCGCAAGAAGGACATGATCATCACCGGCGGCTTCAACGTCTACCCCAGCGATATCGAGGCCGTCATGCTGCAGCACCCCGAGGTGCGCGAGTGCGCGGTGATCGGCGTGCCCTCGGACGCCTGGGGTGAGAGCCCCGTCGCCTATGTGGTGCCCCAGCCCGGCAGCAGCCCCCAGCCGGCCGAGCTGCAGCAGTGGCTCAACAGCCGTGTGGGCAAAACCCAGCGCGTGGCCGACCTGGTCATCCACAGCCAACTGCCGCGCAGCGAGATCGGCAAGGTGCTCAAGCGCGAGCTGCGCACGCTGTACGCGAGCCAGGTTAGCCAGTCTGCCGCTTGA
- a CDS encoding tripartite tricarboxylate transporter substrate binding protein — protein sequence MLLAGMAHAAPWPTKPIQLVIPYPPGGSADLLGRPLALQLQQQLGQPVVLEYKPGAGGTLASQYVARAKPDGYTVLMVLAAHAINDSLYPKLPYDTRKDFAPVSLVANLPMIVVGSSKLQAKNIGELVKAAQAAPEKLTYGSAGNGNTGHLAGALFASTAGVKMTHVPYKGSAGVVNAMLASDIDLTFDSISTSIPHVRSGKLHALAVTSAKRSALAPEIPTVQEQGFPGFDINGWYAVIAPAGTPADITGKLSREIATALQNPALQSQLAASGYEPVGSTPEALGAHIDREMERWAAVVKATGARIE from the coding sequence ATGCTGCTGGCCGGCATGGCCCATGCAGCGCCCTGGCCCACCAAGCCGATCCAGCTGGTCATCCCCTACCCCCCTGGGGGCAGTGCCGATCTGCTGGGCCGGCCGCTGGCCTTGCAGCTGCAGCAGCAGCTGGGCCAGCCGGTGGTGCTGGAGTACAAACCCGGGGCCGGTGGCACCCTGGCCTCGCAGTATGTGGCGCGTGCCAAGCCCGACGGCTACACCGTGCTGATGGTGCTGGCCGCGCATGCGATCAATGACAGCCTCTACCCCAAGCTGCCCTATGACACCCGCAAGGACTTTGCACCGGTCTCGCTGGTGGCCAACCTGCCGATGATCGTCGTGGGCAGCAGCAAGCTGCAGGCCAAGAACATTGGCGAGCTGGTCAAGGCCGCGCAGGCCGCCCCGGAAAAGCTCACCTATGGCTCGGCCGGCAATGGCAACACCGGCCACCTGGCTGGGGCGCTGTTTGCCAGCACCGCCGGCGTCAAGATGACCCATGTGCCCTACAAGGGCAGTGCCGGCGTCGTCAATGCGATGCTGGCCAGCGATATCGACCTGACCTTTGACAGCATCTCCACCTCGATCCCGCATGTGCGCAGCGGCAAGCTCCATGCGCTGGCCGTCACCAGCGCCAAGCGCTCGGCGCTGGCACCCGAGATCCCCACCGTGCAGGAGCAGGGCTTTCCGGGCTTTGACATCAATGGCTGGTACGCGGTGATCGCCCCGGCGGGCACCCCGGCCGACATCACCGGCAAGCTCAGCCGCGAGATTGCGACCGCGCTGCAAAACCCCGCGCTGCAGTCGCAGCTGGCCGCCAGCGGCTATGAGCCCGTCGGCTCCACGCCCGAAGCGCTGGGCGCCCATATCGACCGCGAGATGGAGCGCTGGGCTGCTGTCGTCAAAGCCACTGGCGCCCGCATCGAATAA